Proteins from one Panicum virgatum strain AP13 chromosome 7K, P.virgatum_v5, whole genome shotgun sequence genomic window:
- the LOC120641482 gene encoding E3 ubiquitin-protein ligase At1g12760-like codes for MATPRSPSPRADAPLDSAPLLGGAGGGGSRRRGGALRRPSLRGAARLLRRGGRRAMREPSVLVREAAAEHLEERQADWAYSRPVVALDLLWNLAFITVAAVVLVLSRDEDTPMPLRTWVAGYALQCVVHMVCVAIEYRMRHGPRGGGPAPADEERGNDGSSSSSDEDDRELDRRGRRTDYASIAKHLESANTMFSFIWWIIGFYWISAGGEEVIRDAPQLYWLCIVFLAFDVFFVVFCVALACIIGIAVCCCLPCIIAILYAVSDQEGASEDDIRQIPRYKFRRTDEPEKQDVDPMGPFGGIMTECGTNQPIEKVLAAEDAECCICLSAYDDGAELRELPCGHHFHCTCIDKWLHINATCPLCKYNIRKSSSSSGSEEV; via the exons ATGGCGACGCCCCGCTCCCCGAGCCCCCGCGCCGACGCGCCCCTCGactcggcgccgctgctgggcggcgccggcggcggcgggagccggcgccgaggcggcgCTCTTCGGCGGCCCTCcctccgcggcgcggcgcggctgctgcgccgcggcgggcggcgggcgatgcGGGAGCCGTCGGTGCTGGTGCGGGAGGCCGCGGCCGAGCACCTCGAGGAGCGGCAGGCGGACTGGGCCTACTCCCGCCCCGTCGTGGCGCTCGACCTGCTCTGGAACCTCGCCTTCATCACCGTCGCCGCGGTCGTGCTCGTGCTCAGCCGCGACGAGGACACGCCCATGCCGCTCCGGACCTGGGTCGCCGGCTACGCCCTCCAGTGCGTCGTCCATATGGTCTGCGTCGCCATCGAGTACCGGATGCGCCACGGCCCGCGCGGTGGGGGCCCCGCGCCCGCCGACGAGGAAAGGGGCAATGATGGATCGTCCTCGTCCAGCGACGAGGATGACAGGGAGCTCGATCGCCGTGGTCGCCGCACCGATTACGCCAG TATTGCAAAGCACCTGGAGTCTGCTAATACGATGTTCTCCTTCATATGGTGGATAATTGGATTTTACTGGATATCTGCTGGAGGTGAAGAGGTTATCCGGGATGCACCTCAACTTTATTG GCTTTGCATAGTCTTTCTGGCATTTGATGTGTTCTTTGTTGTATTCTGCGTTGCTCTGGCTTGTATCATTGGCATTGCTGTTTGTTGTTGCCTCCCTTGCATCATAGCAATTCTATATGCAGTATCTGATCAG GAAGGGGcatctgaagatgatattcGTCAAATCCCAAGGTACAAATTTCGGCGGACTGATGAGCCTGAAAAGCAAGATGTTGACCCCATGGGGCCTTTTGGTGGAATAATGACAGAGTGTGGCACAAATCAACCTATTGAGAAAGTGCTTGCAGCTGAAGATGCA GAATGTTGTATCTGCCTTTCGGCATATGACGACGGTGCAGAGCTGCGCGAACTCCCTTGTGGGCACCATTTCCACTGCACCTGCATCGATAAGTGGCTGCACATCAATGCAACATGCCCCCTGTGCAAGTACAACATTCGGAAAAGCAGCAGTAGCAGTGGAAGTGAAGAAGTATGA
- the LOC120641484 gene encoding replication factor C subunit 4: MAASSSAAAPAPADTYDIPWVEKYRPTRVADVVGNSDAVARLEVIARDGNMPNLILSGPPGTGKTTSILALAHELLGPSYREAVLELNASDDRGLDVVRNKIKMFAQKKVTLQPGRHKIVILDEADSMTSGAQQALRRTMEIYSNTTRFALACNTSSKIIEPIQSRCAIVRFSRLSDQEILGRLMIVVAAEKVPYVPDGLEAIIFTADGDMRQALNNLQATFSGFRFVNQENVFKVCDQPHPLRVKNMVKNVLDGKFDEACSALKQLYDLGYSPTDIITTLFRVVKNYDMAEYLKLEMLKETGFAHMRICDGVGSFLQLSGLLAKFALVRETAKAP, translated from the exons atggccgcctcctcttccgccgccgcgcctgcccCCGCCGACACCTATGACATCCCATGGGTGGAGAAGTACCGCCCCACCCGCGTGGCGGACGTCGTCGGCAACTCCGACGCCGTCGCCCGCCTGGAGGTCATCGCCCGCGACGGCAACATGCCCAACCTCATCCTCTCG GGTCCTCCGGGGACTGGGAAGACGACGAGCATTCTGGCGCTGGCCCACGAGCTGCTTGGGCCCAGCTACCGCGAGGCCGTGCTCGAGCTCAACGCCTCGGACGACAG GGGGCTGGATGTGGTGCGGAACAAGATCAAGATGTTTGCGCAGAAGAAGGTCACTCTGCAGCCAGGGCGGCACAAGATTGTGATCTTGGATGAGGCTGACAG CATGACATCAGGAGCACAGCAAGCTCTGCGAAGAACAATGGAGATCTATTCCAACACCACTAGATTTGCACTTGCGTGCAACACCTCGTCTAAGATAATCGAACCCATTCAAAGTCGCTGTGCTATTGTCAGGTTCTCAAGGCTCTCTGATCAGGAGATCCTTGGCCGCCTCATGATTGTTGTGGCGGCTGAGAAG GTTCCTTATGTGCCAGATGGGCTTGAAGCTATCATATTTACTGCTGATGGTGACATGAGACAAGCTTTGAACAACCTGCAAGCTACATTTAGTGGTTTCCGCTTTGTTAATCAAGAAAATGTGTTCAAG GTATGCGATCAGCCACATCCCTTACGTGTCAAGAACATGGTGAAAAATGTGCTTGATGGAAAGTTTGACGAGGCCTGCTCTGCACTGAAGCAACTTTATGATTTGGGATACTCTCCTACTGACATTATCACTACTCTCTTCCGAGTTGTCAAGAACTATGACATGGCTGAATATCTGAAGCTGGAAATGCTCAAG GAAACAGGATTTGCGCATATGAGAATCTGCGATGGTGTTGGATCATTCCTTCAGCTTTCTGGCCTACTTGCGAAGTTTGCACTGGTGAGAGAAACTGCAAAAGCTCCCTGA
- the LOC120641483 gene encoding homeobox-leucine zipper protein ROC4-like, with protein MSFGDLLGGVGDAAAVPYPPYGAFASSPALSLAVADAGRRRDGSGERAGSVPRGGGGGNAKDAPEAEDDTRSSPMSGHLDVVLAGGGEDGEGGNPRKRKKRYHRHTPHQIQQLEAMFKEWPHPDEKQRADLSKRLGLEPRQVKFWFQNRRTQMKNQMERHENTLLKQENDKLRAENLSIRVAMRDAACSGCGGPALLGEMSLEEHHLRLENARLRDELTRVCALTAKFIGKPLSPMALPPVQQPHPMPGSSLDLAVTCVGSVPPSTMPVSTISELAGSVSSQMGTVITPVVTTPLAMGSGDKSMFVQLAMRAMDELVKMAQMNEPLWIPSVSSPGSSTMETLNWKEYSKTFLPCVGVKPIGFVSEASRESGIVNIDSAALVEFFMDERWWSDMFSCIVAKVSTIEEISAGVAGSRDGALLLMQAELQVLSPLVPRREVTFLRFCNQLAEGVWAVVDVSIDGLERDQCLVTSVNCRRLPSGCVVRETPNGCKVTWVEHTEYHEASVHQLYKPLLRSGLALGAGRWLATLQRQCEGLAILVSSVAVPEHDSSAVPLEGKRSLLKLAERMMENFCAGVSASSAEWSKLDVLTGSMRKDVRVMVRKSVDEPGVPPGVVLSAATAVWMPVTPERLFNFLRNEELRAEWDILSNGGPMQQMLRIAKGQLDGNSVTLLRADPTNTHLNSIFILQETCTDKSGAMVVYAPVDFPAMQLVMGGGDSTYVALLPSGFAILPGGSSAGGVGHKTSGSLLTVAFQILVNSQPTAKLTLESVDTVYSLISCTIEKIKASLHCEV; from the exons ATGAGCTTCGGCGATCTCCTCGGCGGCGTCGGGGACGCGGCCGCCGTGCCGTACCCCCCGTACGGCGCCTTCGCGTCCTCGCCGGCGCTCTCCCTGGCCGTG GCcgacgccgggcgccgccgcgacggcagcggtgagCGGGCGGGTTCGGTgccccgaggcggcggcggcgggaacgcGAAGGACGCGCCGGAGGCGGAGGATGACACCCGGTCGTCGCCGATGAGCGGGCACCTCGACGTCGtcctggccggcggcggagaggacgGCGAGGGTGGCAACCCGCGCAAGCGCAAGAAGCGGTACCACCGCCACACGCCGCACCAGATCCAGCAGCTCGAAGC GATGTTCAAGGAATGGCCCCATCCGGACGAGAAGCAGCGCGCCGACCTGAGCAAGCGCCTCGGCCTGGAGCCGCGGCAGGTCAAGTTCTGGTTCCAGAACCGCCGCACGCAGATGAAG AACCAAATGGAGCGGCACGAGAACACGCTGCTGAAGCAGGAGAACGACAAGCTGCGCGCCGAGAACCTGTCCATCCGGGTGGCCATGAGGGACGCGGCGTGCAGTGGCTGCGGTGGCCCAGCGCTGCTCGGGGAAATGTCACTGGAGGAGCACCACCTGCGCCTCGAGAACGCGAGGCTCAGGGACGAGCTCACCCGAGTCTGCGCCCTCACGGCCAAGTTCATCGGCAAGCCCCTTTCTCCCATGGCGCTGCCGCCCGTGCAGCAGCCGCATCCCATGCCAGGCTCGTCACTGGACCTTGCAGTCACTTGTGTTGGCTCCGTGCCACCAAGCACGATGCCTGTCTCGACGATCTCCGAGCTTGCTGGCAGCGTGTCAAGCCAAATGGGCACGGTTATCACGCCAGTGGTGACTACGCCACTGGCAATGGGTAGTGGTGACAAGTCCATGTTCGTTCAGCTTGCAATGAGGGCCATGGATGAGCTTGTCAAGATGGCTCAGATGAATGAGCCGCTGTGGATTCCAAGCGTTTCCTCACCTGGTTCATCAACCATGGAGACGCTGAACTGGAAAGAGTACTCGAAGACATTTTTGCCATGCGTTGGGGTGAAGCCTATTGGTTTTGTGTCTGAGGCCTCTAGGGAGTCTGGCATTGTCAACATTGACAGTGCTGCTCTTGTGGAGTTCTTCATGGATGAG AGATGGTGGTCTGACATGTTCTCGTGCATTGTTGCCAAGGTGTCAACTATTGAGGAAATATCAGCTGGGGTTGCGGGAAGCAGAGATGGTGCATTGCTGCTT ATGCAGGCAGAGCTACAAGTGCTTTCACCTCTTGTCCCTAGAAGGGAGGTGACATTTCTTAGGTTCTGCAATCAGCTTGCCGAGGGCGTGTGGGCTGTAGTGGATGTTTCCATTGATGGACTGGAGAGGGATCAGTGCCTAGTTACGAGCGTGAATTGCCGGAGGCTGCCTTCGGGTTGTGTGGTGCGGGAGACCCCAAATGGCTGCAAG GTCACTTGGGTTGAGCATACAGAATATCATGAGGCATCCGTGCACCAACTTTACAAGCCTCTTCTGCGCTCTGGCCTCGCCCTTGGTGCAGGGAGGTGGCTTGCAACCCTGCAACGCCAGTGCGAGGGCTTGGCCATCCTCGTGTCATCAGTTGCAGTGCCAGAGCATGACTCATCAG CTGTCCCACTGGAAGGGAAACGAAGCTTGTTGAAGTTGGCAGAGAGGATGATGGAGAACTTCTGTGCAGGGGTGAGTGCATCATCCGCTGAATGGAGCAAACTGGATGTCTTAACGGGCAGCATGCGGAAAGATGTTCGCGTCATGGTACGGAAGAGTGTGGATGAACCCGGTGTGCCACCAGGTGTGGTGCTCAGTGCCGCTACAGCAGTCTGGATGCCTGTGACACCTGAGCGGCTCTTCAACTTCCTTCGCAATGAGGAGCTGCGTGCTGAATGGGACATACTCAGCAACGGTGGCCCTATGCAGCAGATGTTACGCATTGCCAAGGGGCAACTGGATGGCAACTCTGTAACTCTACTGAGAGCTGAT CCTACAAACACCCACCTGAACAGCATCTTTATTCTTCAAGAGACTTGCACCGACAAATCTGGTGCGATGGTTGTGTACGCCCCAGTGGACTTCCCGGCAATGCAGCTTGTGATGGGTGGAGGAGACTCCACATATGTGGCACTCTTGCCGTCCGGTTTCGCCATTCTGCCTGGTGGGTCCAGTGCTGGTGGAGTTGGGCACAAGACAAGCGGATCACTGCTCACGGTTGCATTCCAGATCCTTGTCAACAGCCAGCCCACTGCAAAGCTCACCCTGGAGTCAGTTGACACTGTGTACAGCCTCATCTCCTGTACCATCGAGAAGATCAAGGCCTCGCTTCACTGCGAGGTCTGA